Proteins from one candidate division KSB1 bacterium genomic window:
- the pth gene encoding aminoacyl-tRNA hydrolase codes for MASPAVVPARFLIAGLGNPGREYAGTRHNLGFMVIDHLAERLGVTLYAGRGDYRISSPHPIPGSDSEIVLLKPLTFMNNSGIAVREVVHYFKFELSHLLVVLDDFQLPFGRIRLRARGSDGGQKGLRSIISALGTEDIPRLRLGIGQVAEQNATAFVLSRFSPAEREALPGLLAHASEAVLDCCRHGIAYAMNRYNTNKNPED; via the coding sequence GTGGCCAGCCCTGCTGTTGTGCCCGCCCGTTTTCTCATCGCCGGCCTGGGCAATCCCGGCCGGGAATATGCCGGCACCCGGCACAACCTCGGCTTCATGGTTATCGATCATCTCGCCGAACGGCTGGGTGTGACGTTGTATGCGGGACGGGGAGACTACCGCATCTCCTCCCCCCATCCCATCCCCGGCAGTGACAGCGAAATCGTTTTGCTCAAGCCGCTGACTTTCATGAACAACAGCGGTATTGCTGTGCGCGAGGTGGTGCACTACTTCAAGTTTGAGTTGTCTCATCTGCTCGTGGTACTGGATGATTTCCAGTTGCCTTTTGGCAGAATCCGGCTCCGTGCCAGGGGCAGTGACGGCGGCCAAAAAGGCTTGCGGTCCATCATTTCAGCTCTGGGCACGGAGGACATCCCGCGCTTGCGCCTCGGCATTGGCCAGGTGGCGGAGCAAAATGCCACCGCCTTCGTACTTTCCCGGTTTTCCCCGGCGGAGCGTGAAGCCCTGCCCGGCCTGCTGGCTCATGCCTCGGAGGCGGTGCTGGATTGCTGCCGCCACGGCATCGCCTATGCGATGAATCGCTACAACACGAACAAGAATCCTGAGGATTGA
- a CDS encoding 50S ribosomal protein L25 — protein sequence MSSTLINVEVRNETGKQAAKRLRRQGRVPGVYYGAGIDPVALSIDAKELRAALAHKSSIMDMRLGSTEPVKCIIREVQWHPVHGTPLHVDFMGVKLTEKITMEVPIRLTGTAAGVKDGGTLQQLLRTLEIKCLPLDIPDAIEVDVSHLNIHDAIFVRDLPTDKFEILNEPEQIVVSVLAPRLEETPAPAAAPEATEPEVIGHGKKAEEEEGEESQKK from the coding sequence ATGAGTTCAACACTGATCAATGTCGAGGTTCGCAATGAAACCGGCAAACAGGCGGCCAAGCGTCTGCGGCGCCAGGGCCGGGTGCCGGGTGTCTATTACGGTGCCGGTATCGACCCCGTGGCGTTGAGCATCGATGCCAAGGAATTGCGCGCCGCACTCGCGCACAAATCCAGCATCATGGACATGCGGCTGGGTTCCACCGAACCCGTCAAGTGCATCATCCGTGAAGTGCAATGGCATCCGGTGCATGGCACGCCGCTGCATGTCGATTTCATGGGTGTGAAACTGACCGAGAAGATCACCATGGAAGTCCCCATCCGCCTGACCGGAACGGCGGCCGGCGTGAAGGATGGCGGCACCCTGCAACAATTGCTGCGCACGCTCGAGATCAAATGCCTCCCGCTCGATATTCCAGATGCCATCGAAGTGGACGTCAGCCACTTGAACATTCATGACGCCATTTTCGTGCGCGATTTGCCCACGGACAAATTCGAAATCCTCAACGAGCCCGAGCAAATCGTGGTCTCGGTGCTGGCGCCGCGCCTGGAAGAGACGCCCGCTCCGGCGGCCGCACCGGAAGCGACAGAGCCGGAAGTGATCGGCCACGGCAAGAAGGCTGAAGAAGAGGAAGGCGAAGAATCCCAGAAGAAGTGA
- a CDS encoding ribose-phosphate pyrophosphokinase, with the protein MNALLQHPRLFSGRAHPELAQKIAAYLNLELGKSEFREFSDGETWVKFSENIRGQDVFIIQPTNSPPRNLVELLIMLDAARRASARRITAVIPYFGYARQDRKDQPRVSITAKLVANLLTTAGADRILTMDLHAPQLQGFFDIPLDHLYSATVFVEYIQKIKIPNLVVVAPDLGGTHMARAYAKRLNAPIAIVDKRRSGPNMVEVMNVIGNVAGKNALLIDDICDTAGTITNAAARLKDMGAEHVYAACTHAILSGPAVTRLMKSPIEQLIVTDTVQIHPNKLIDKIKVLSVAELFGRAIMRTHNEESISSLFD; encoded by the coding sequence ATGAACGCCCTGCTGCAACATCCACGCTTGTTCTCCGGCAGAGCTCATCCCGAGCTGGCGCAGAAAATTGCCGCCTATCTCAACCTCGAGCTGGGCAAAAGCGAGTTTCGCGAGTTCAGCGATGGGGAAACCTGGGTCAAGTTTTCTGAAAATATTCGCGGCCAGGATGTCTTCATCATTCAGCCGACGAATTCGCCACCGCGCAACCTGGTCGAGCTGTTGATCATGCTGGATGCCGCCCGCCGCGCCTCCGCCCGGCGGATTACGGCGGTGATTCCGTACTTCGGCTACGCCCGCCAGGATCGCAAGGACCAGCCGCGTGTCTCGATCACCGCCAAGCTGGTCGCCAATCTGTTGACAACCGCGGGTGCGGATCGCATCCTCACCATGGATCTGCATGCACCGCAACTGCAGGGGTTCTTTGATATTCCGCTCGACCATCTTTATTCGGCCACGGTGTTCGTCGAGTACATCCAAAAAATCAAAATCCCCAACCTGGTGGTGGTGGCCCCGGATCTTGGCGGTACACACATGGCGCGTGCCTATGCCAAGCGACTGAATGCGCCCATCGCCATTGTGGACAAACGCCGCTCCGGGCCCAATATGGTCGAAGTCATGAACGTCATCGGCAACGTCGCAGGCAAGAACGCCCTGCTGATCGATGACATTTGTGACACTGCGGGCACCATCACCAATGCCGCTGCCCGCCTGAAGGACATGGGAGCGGAACACGTCTATGCGGCCTGCACCCACGCCATTCTGTCGGGGCCGGCAGTCACGCGTTTGATGAAATCGCCCATCGAGCAGTTGATCGTGACCGACACCGTGCAGATTCATCCCAACAAACTGATCGACAAGATCAAGGTTTTGTCGGTGGCGGAGCTGTTTGGGCGCGCGATTATGCGCACGCACAATGAAGAATCGATTAGTTCATTATTCGACTAG
- a CDS encoding SpoVG family protein, producing MEITEITVSIREEDKLKAFVNVTFDDCFVVRGMKVIKGVSGYFVSMPSRKMNDGTFRDIAHPITNEFRDRLEKAVLEKYREELQKGGKPANPDEFF from the coding sequence ATGGAGATAACCGAAATCACGGTCAGTATCCGCGAGGAGGACAAGCTGAAGGCGTTTGTGAATGTGACCTTCGATGACTGCTTCGTGGTGCGCGGCATGAAAGTGATCAAGGGCGTTAGCGGTTATTTCGTCAGCATGCCAAGCCGTAAGATGAATGATGGAACTTTCCGGGATATCGCACATCCCATCACCAATGAATTTCGGGATCGGCTGGAAAAAGCGGTGCTGGAAAAATATCGGGAAGAATTGCAAAAGGGCGGCAAACCGGCCAATCCCGATGAATTCTTTTAG
- the ispE gene encoding 4-(cytidine 5'-diphospho)-2-C-methyl-D-erythritol kinase produces the protein MKAFRVPAYAKINVGLRILGRREDGYHNLDTNFLQISLCDTLFFEKKTVPGFELSCNWPELAIGGSNLCERAYQLLVEASGQSLGVRLHLEKHIPTGAGLGGGSSDAAVTLLAVNQLCHLNFPVSRLAELALQLGSDVPFFLQGGYCRGQGRGEILSIIEQLPEYWILIVTPPVSVSTSWAYQNVKIGLTNGQKSSTFSASKFKKNELSNSGEQVHNDFETLVFEHYPELAVIKQQLLVSKALAASMSGSGSTVFGLYGTREAAQQAQRFFQHQHKTFLARPVKWGKKELDQYVSSCTTDSQPDFGAGW, from the coding sequence ATGAAGGCTTTTCGAGTCCCGGCCTATGCCAAGATCAATGTCGGGTTGCGTATTCTTGGGCGTCGCGAGGATGGTTATCACAACTTGGACACCAATTTCCTGCAGATCAGCCTGTGTGATACATTGTTCTTTGAGAAGAAAACTGTTCCGGGTTTTGAACTGAGTTGCAATTGGCCTGAACTGGCAATTGGCGGATCGAACCTTTGCGAACGCGCGTATCAGCTCCTGGTGGAGGCCAGCGGGCAATCCCTCGGGGTTCGGCTTCACCTTGAAAAGCACATTCCGACGGGTGCAGGTTTGGGGGGCGGCAGTAGCGATGCAGCCGTGACTTTGCTGGCGGTCAATCAGCTGTGTCATCTCAATTTTCCGGTTTCCCGGCTCGCGGAGTTGGCTTTGCAATTGGGCTCGGACGTGCCCTTCTTTTTGCAGGGGGGATATTGTCGTGGACAGGGCCGCGGTGAGATTTTATCCATCATTGAGCAATTGCCTGAATATTGGATTCTTATCGTTACTCCGCCGGTATCTGTCTCGACCTCATGGGCCTATCAAAACGTGAAAATCGGCTTGACAAACGGACAAAAGAGTAGTACATTCAGCGCTTCGAAATTTAAAAAAAACGAGCTGTCAAACTCTGGAGAACAGGTTCACAACGATTTTGAGACGCTTGTCTTTGAGCACTATCCGGAGCTGGCGGTAATCAAACAGCAGTTGCTCGTCAGCAAGGCTTTGGCTGCCAGCATGAGCGGGAGTGGGTCGACCGTTTTCGGCTTGTATGGGACCCGGGAGGCAGCACAGCAGGCACAACGATTTTTCCAGCATCAGCATAAAACCTTTTTAGCGCGACCAGTGAAATGGGGCAAAAAGGAACTTGACCAGTATGTGTCGAGTTGCACCACAGACTCACAGCCTGACTTTGGGGCGGGTTGGTGA
- a CDS encoding BMC domain-containing protein, whose amino-acid sequence MAARALGLLETRGLVAALEAADAMVKAAQVVLVGLETTDAALVTIKVVGEVGAVRAAVEAGRVAAAKVGEVVATHIIPNPHFESETIVYSAAERTKLK is encoded by the coding sequence ATGGCGGCGCGCGCCCTGGGTTTGCTTGAAACGCGCGGCCTGGTGGCCGCCCTGGAAGCCGCGGACGCGATGGTCAAGGCGGCACAGGTGGTCCTGGTGGGCCTTGAGACGACCGATGCCGCACTGGTCACCATAAAAGTCGTGGGTGAAGTCGGGGCGGTGCGGGCGGCCGTCGAAGCCGGCCGTGTTGCTGCAGCAAAAGTCGGTGAGGTCGTAGCAACTCACATCATCCCGAATCCACATTTTGAATCAGAGACGATTGTTTACTCGGCTGCAGAGCGAACAAAGTTGAAATAA
- the eutM gene encoding ethanolamine utilization microcompartment protein EutM, whose amino-acid sequence MSLDALGMIETRGLVGAIEAADAMVKAAKVTLIGKEKIGGGYVTVMVRGDVGAVKAATDAGAAAAEKVGELVSVHVIPRPHAEVELILPKRAELTTES is encoded by the coding sequence ATGAGCCTTGATGCGCTGGGCATGATCGAAACCCGCGGGCTGGTAGGCGCGATTGAAGCGGCTGACGCCATGGTAAAAGCGGCTAAGGTCACGTTGATTGGCAAAGAAAAAATTGGCGGCGGCTACGTGACAGTGATGGTGCGTGGCGATGTCGGCGCAGTCAAGGCGGCTACTGATGCCGGCGCTGCCGCCGCTGAGAAGGTCGGTGAGTTGGTTTCAGTGCATGTCATCCCGCGGCCCCACGCGGAAGTTGAATTGATTCTCCCGAAACGCGCCGAATTGACCACGGAATCCTGA
- a CDS encoding UDP-2,3-diacylglucosamine diphosphatase encodes MPTIRSHGWELISPQLDDSPFAIAVMPGYFLFSDAHLGAPCRDDDAAREQKVVAFLQHVKQHGDGLFIVGDLFDFWFEYRHAVPNRHFAVLAKLYELRQAGLPIDYLAGNHDLWLGEYFRKQIGVTVHTGGIARTLCGYRCFITHGDGTAKRDVGYRLLKRIMQHPVNIFLYRLLTPDLGVPLARSMSHTSRTYVQSDSRWERDYRDYAAGKLAEGFDVVLMGHTHQPKVEQIHGKTFINLGDWMTHFTYCRIDERGPVLLRWHDAGQPATLVAPAAVLPP; translated from the coding sequence TTGCCCACCATTCGATCTCACGGGTGGGAACTGATCTCCCCGCAACTGGATGATTCACCATTCGCCATCGCGGTGATGCCGGGTTATTTTCTGTTTTCGGATGCACATCTGGGTGCCCCCTGTCGTGACGATGATGCGGCGCGCGAGCAGAAGGTCGTTGCCTTCCTGCAGCATGTCAAACAGCATGGCGACGGCCTGTTCATCGTAGGCGATCTCTTCGACTTTTGGTTCGAGTATCGCCATGCTGTGCCCAACCGCCACTTCGCCGTGCTGGCCAAACTCTACGAGCTGCGCCAGGCCGGCCTGCCCATCGACTACCTGGCCGGCAACCATGATCTGTGGCTGGGAGAGTATTTTCGCAAGCAAATCGGTGTCACCGTGCACACCGGCGGCATCGCGCGCACCCTCTGCGGCTACCGGTGTTTCATCACCCACGGCGACGGTACCGCCAAACGCGACGTGGGTTACCGCCTGCTCAAACGAATCATGCAGCATCCGGTCAACATTTTCTTATACCGCCTGCTCACGCCCGATCTCGGCGTGCCACTCGCCAGGAGCATGTCCCACACCAGCCGCACCTACGTGCAGAGTGACAGCCGCTGGGAGCGCGACTATCGCGATTACGCCGCGGGCAAACTCGCAGAGGGGTTCGATGTGGTCTTGATGGGGCACACCCACCAGCCCAAGGTGGAACAGATCCACGGCAAGACATTCATCAATCTCGGCGACTGGATGACGCATTTCACCTATTGCCGCATTGATGAGCGCGGCCCGGTGCTGTTGCGCTGGCATGATGCCGGCCAGCCCGCCACGCTCGTCGCACCGGCAGCGGTATTGCCGCCTTGA
- a CDS encoding PBP1A family penicillin-binding protein, translating to MQSSASTLQSKTTWMVFGALLLLVGMPLALWLNNLSHDLPDPGQLESYKPKLGSEVYSSDGKLIKEFFEERRAFTPLSQIPKHLQQALLATEDRNFYNHWGVNTMRLLQALVIDLIYMEKRQGASTIAQQLARLLYLTPEKTMTRKIKEIMTAIQIERTYTKDEILEMYLNHVYLGHGAYGVQMAAQRYFGKNVQDLELQEAATLVALVQRPEPLSPIRNPAGCQARRNLVLRNMYHTGLLSAAELQRLTETPLGVHATLANEYYGTARYFTEHVRQLLWQKYGRDLLTEGFKIYTTLDTRVQYLAERIIQQHLREVQSQVNKNLIRKREHLKLITPAMLDSLGLTLQQFVADSTLLNNFLSSQRAVQVAFICIETKTGYVRAMIGGRDFDESKYNRVIQAQRQPGSAFKPFVYATVIDNGYQPTFEVLNQPVVVKQADGTEWRPQNFDGSIGGYVTLREALARSLNLPTVRLVQQIANPATVVKYAQKMGLTTNIPPYESIALGAGEVIPIEITSAYSAFPNQGVRMEPIFITRVEDKDGNIIEENRPHGSEVLSKETATIMTDMMRGVLDFHAGPGRFGTGVAARSKYGFTRPAGGKSGTTNEYRDTWFIGFTPQLTTGVWVGFDRQDMSFERGTGSSICLPIWAPFMKAAHDTLGLPVEDFNQPPTVYKLEICTISKELANEECPSTTYAIFRAGTEPKTRCHIHHGREKSQQRRRSAHRT from the coding sequence ATGCAATCTTCTGCAAGCACGCTACAGTCGAAAACGACCTGGATGGTTTTTGGTGCCCTGCTTCTCCTGGTCGGGATGCCGCTGGCACTGTGGTTGAACAATCTCAGTCACGATCTGCCCGACCCCGGACAGCTCGAGAGCTACAAGCCCAAACTCGGTTCGGAAGTATATTCGAGCGACGGCAAGCTCATCAAAGAATTTTTCGAGGAACGGCGGGCATTCACGCCGCTCAGCCAGATCCCCAAGCATCTCCAGCAGGCCCTGCTGGCAACCGAAGACCGCAATTTCTACAACCATTGGGGGGTGAACACCATGCGCCTGCTGCAGGCACTGGTCATCGATCTCATCTACATGGAAAAACGGCAGGGCGCCAGCACGATCGCGCAGCAGCTCGCCCGCCTGTTGTATTTGACGCCGGAGAAGACCATGACCCGCAAGATCAAGGAGATCATGACCGCGATTCAAATCGAGCGGACCTACACCAAGGACGAAATTCTCGAGATGTATTTGAATCACGTGTATCTCGGGCATGGCGCCTACGGCGTGCAAATGGCGGCGCAACGTTATTTCGGCAAAAACGTGCAGGATCTCGAGCTGCAGGAGGCGGCGACCCTGGTGGCGTTGGTGCAGCGGCCGGAACCGCTTTCGCCGATTCGCAACCCGGCCGGCTGCCAGGCACGGCGCAATCTCGTGCTGCGCAACATGTACCACACCGGTCTGCTGTCCGCCGCCGAGCTGCAGCGCCTGACCGAGACGCCGCTGGGCGTGCATGCCACCCTCGCCAACGAGTATTATGGCACGGCGCGCTATTTCACCGAACACGTGCGGCAGTTGCTCTGGCAAAAATACGGCCGCGACCTGCTCACCGAGGGCTTCAAAATCTACACCACGCTGGACACCCGGGTGCAATATCTGGCGGAACGCATCATCCAGCAGCATTTGCGCGAAGTGCAAAGCCAGGTCAACAAAAATCTCATCCGCAAACGGGAACACCTCAAGCTCATCACGCCGGCGATGCTCGACAGCCTGGGTCTGACCCTGCAGCAATTCGTGGCCGATTCCACCCTGCTCAACAATTTTCTCAGCAGTCAGCGCGCCGTGCAGGTCGCCTTCATTTGCATCGAAACCAAAACCGGCTACGTGCGCGCCATGATCGGTGGCCGTGACTTCGACGAAAGCAAATACAACCGCGTCATCCAGGCGCAACGCCAGCCCGGCTCGGCCTTCAAGCCCTTTGTCTATGCCACGGTGATCGACAACGGTTATCAACCCACTTTCGAAGTGCTCAATCAGCCGGTGGTGGTCAAACAGGCTGATGGCACGGAATGGCGGCCGCAGAACTTTGACGGCTCGATTGGCGGTTACGTCACCCTGCGCGAGGCGCTGGCGCGCTCGCTCAATTTGCCGACCGTGCGGCTGGTGCAGCAGATTGCCAATCCGGCCACGGTGGTGAAATACGCCCAAAAAATGGGCTTGACCACCAACATTCCGCCCTACGAATCGATCGCGCTCGGCGCCGGCGAGGTGATTCCGATTGAAATCACCTCCGCCTATTCCGCCTTTCCCAACCAGGGCGTGCGCATGGAGCCGATTTTCATCACGCGCGTCGAAGACAAGGATGGCAACATCATCGAGGAAAACCGGCCGCACGGCAGCGAAGTCTTGAGCAAGGAAACCGCCACCATCATGACCGACATGATGCGCGGGGTGCTGGATTTTCACGCCGGTCCGGGACGCTTCGGCACCGGCGTGGCCGCACGCAGCAAATATGGTTTCACCCGGCCCGCCGGCGGCAAATCCGGCACCACCAACGAGTATCGCGATACCTGGTTCATCGGCTTCACCCCGCAACTCACCACCGGCGTGTGGGTGGGTTTCGACCGCCAGGACATGTCGTTCGAGCGGGGCACCGGCTCGTCGATCTGCCTGCCGATTTGGGCGCCCTTCATGAAGGCGGCACATGACACCCTGGGCTTGCCGGTGGAAGATTTCAACCAGCCGCCGACGGTTTACAAACTGGAAATCTGCACCATTTCCAAAGAGCTCGCCAACGAAGAGTGCCCCAGCACGACTTACGCCATCTTCCGCGCAGGCACCGAGCCCAAAACGCGCTGCCACATTCATCACGGCCGCGAGAAGAGCCAGCAGCGCCGCCGTTCCGCACACCGCACCTGA
- a CDS encoding nuclear transport factor 2 family protein, with amino-acid sequence MIPHLLMIWRLQDEPRVSLALLLQILVFLVIVIGGGLLAKTYFKKAKVTKEDRETWKKNAIAHNKKLDEALAKKDDKAYGEFLHPKASRFQPKLPFRIDGSGEVLKRVKSQMEQSIGAISIIHSSAEVYREVLLVTYNYMTEGKLGEKFVEGSGKVTRVWVYENGWKLLHEHMSEN; translated from the coding sequence TTGATTCCGCACCTGCTGATGATCTGGCGCCTGCAGGATGAGCCGCGCGTCTCGCTGGCGCTGCTGCTGCAGATTCTCGTGTTTCTCGTCATTGTGATTGGCGGTGGCTTGCTGGCGAAAACCTACTTCAAGAAAGCCAAGGTGACGAAAGAGGACCGGGAGACATGGAAGAAGAACGCCATCGCCCACAACAAGAAGCTGGACGAGGCGCTCGCCAAAAAGGATGACAAGGCCTATGGCGAGTTTTTGCATCCCAAGGCGTCACGCTTTCAGCCCAAACTGCCGTTCCGCATCGATGGCTCCGGGGAGGTGCTCAAGCGGGTGAAGAGCCAGATGGAGCAAAGCATCGGTGCCATCAGCATCATCCACTCCAGCGCCGAGGTCTATCGCGAAGTTTTGCTGGTGACCTACAATTACATGACCGAGGGGAAGCTGGGCGAGAAATTCGTGGAGGGTTCCGGCAAAGTCACCCGCGTGTGGGTGTATGAAAACGGCTGGAAGCTCCTGCACGAACACATGAGTGAGAACTGA